One Acidobacteriota bacterium genomic region harbors:
- a CDS encoding protein kinase — protein MLQETISHYRIIKQIGVGGMGEVYLAEDKNLGRRVALKILSSGFTGDDGQLRRFEQEAYAASALNHPNIITIYEVGIDQTTHFIATEFVEGETLRQHLSRSKPSLKELLDIAIQIASALAASHEAGIVHRDIKPENIMLRRDGYIKVLDFGIAKLTEHFNEKRSAQAENTGEATLAVVNTDSNVVLGSPSYMSPEQARGVNIDARTDIFSLGVILYEMATGKRPFEGETSFDVIAAILNQEPVPLTKISEELPEAINRIVMKMLKKDRNERYQSAQELINELRSLEYRVKHRYELGHAAGSDSYTTREMVSKPVITVKETAQDSFAMGATTGSISQQILVKVKENKIVTAALALLVIGAIVALWVFPRKTAVLNERDTVLLADFTNTTRDAVFDGTLRQALAVQLEQSPFLSIFSDERIRETLRYMNRSPDERLTVPVAREICQRQGLKALLTGSISSLGSHYVISLEALNAQTGDAIARQQVEAESKERVLTALGNAASNLREKLGESLRTINRYDAPIEQATTSSLEALKAFSLGSEQQTRGRYLEAIPFYKRAVELDPNFAMAHARLAVAYDNSRQSELAAASATKAFEMKDRVSEREKLFISWRYYSLTTRELDKIIEVLELWRQTYPRAAEPPNTLAFYYAQMGQFERAIEEAQAAIQLNPTRAQPYSNLAIALMCLNRFDEANATYEQALAQGLDSVGYHWGLYLIGFTHNDAQAMQKEIDFLTGKPNEYEAVDWQAKSKTFSGQLEKARALSNHAIDLAKQRGLNEVASQFAISATLREAVTGSCQQTATGVASAMALAKTNAAIIEGALALAMCGEATQSLNLINEQVKRYPKDTLLNAVWLPTVKAIVELRRNNFTGAVELLETARRYEKGYAAAYWPLYVRGLAYLGARDGTRAETEFRKILDSPGVNVNSGLYSLAYLQVARAIALSNDKAQSRKAYEDFFAIWKDADANLPILQQARREFEKFK, from the coding sequence ATGCTTCAGGAAACCATTTCTCATTACCGGATTATCAAGCAGATTGGCGTCGGCGGTATGGGTGAGGTTTATCTCGCGGAAGATAAAAATCTGGGGCGACGGGTGGCGCTTAAAATTTTATCGTCCGGGTTTACCGGCGATGACGGGCAGTTGCGCCGGTTTGAACAGGAAGCCTATGCCGCATCGGCGCTGAACCATCCCAACATCATCACCATCTATGAAGTTGGCATTGACCAAACTACCCATTTTATCGCGACAGAATTTGTCGAAGGCGAAACCCTGCGTCAGCATTTATCGCGGTCAAAACCGAGCCTCAAAGAATTACTCGACATTGCCATCCAAATTGCCAGCGCGCTCGCTGCCTCGCACGAAGCCGGCATCGTGCATCGCGATATTAAACCGGAAAACATCATGCTGCGGCGCGATGGCTACATTAAAGTGCTGGATTTCGGTATCGCCAAGTTGACGGAACATTTCAACGAGAAACGTTCTGCTCAAGCTGAAAACACCGGTGAGGCGACGCTGGCAGTCGTGAATACCGATTCCAATGTGGTATTGGGAAGTCCCAGTTATATGTCGCCCGAACAGGCGCGCGGCGTAAACATTGATGCGCGCACCGACATTTTCAGTCTTGGAGTTATCCTTTATGAAATGGCAACCGGCAAACGACCGTTTGAAGGCGAGACGTCGTTTGATGTGATTGCCGCGATCTTAAATCAGGAACCGGTGCCGCTCACCAAAATTTCCGAAGAACTCCCGGAAGCGATCAATCGCATCGTGATGAAAATGTTGAAAAAGGATAGAAATGAGCGTTATCAATCGGCTCAGGAATTAATCAATGAACTGCGGTCGCTTGAATACCGGGTCAAACATCGTTATGAACTCGGTCACGCTGCCGGTTCCGATTCCTATACGACCCGCGAAATGGTTTCCAAACCGGTCATCACGGTAAAAGAGACGGCGCAAGACAGTTTTGCGATGGGCGCCACGACCGGTTCGATTTCTCAACAAATTCTGGTCAAAGTCAAAGAGAATAAAATTGTCACCGCGGCGCTTGCGCTCCTCGTCATTGGCGCGATTGTGGCTTTGTGGGTTTTCCCACGCAAAACCGCAGTCTTAAATGAACGCGATACCGTGTTGCTTGCCGATTTCACCAACACAACCAGGGATGCGGTTTTTGACGGCACCCTGAGACAAGCCTTAGCGGTACAACTGGAACAATCGCCTTTTCTAAGTATTTTTTCAGATGAACGCATACGCGAAACCTTGCGTTATATGAACCGCTCGCCGGATGAACGGCTCACCGTTCCGGTAGCCCGCGAGATTTGTCAGCGACAAGGTTTGAAAGCCTTATTGACCGGTTCGATTTCCAGTCTCGGCAGCCATTATGTGATTTCGCTTGAAGCCCTGAACGCGCAAACCGGAGATGCGATTGCCCGCCAGCAGGTCGAAGCCGAAAGTAAAGAACGGGTGCTGACGGCGCTCGGTAACGCCGCCTCGAATCTGCGCGAAAAATTGGGTGAATCCCTGCGCACCATCAATCGCTACGATGCGCCGATTGAACAGGCAACCACCTCATCGCTTGAAGCTTTGAAAGCCTTTTCCCTCGGCAGTGAACAGCAAACCCGCGGGCGCTATCTGGAAGCCATTCCGTTTTACAAACGCGCCGTCGAATTAGACCCGAATTTTGCAATGGCGCACGCGCGGCTTGCGGTGGCTTACGATAACAGCCGTCAATCGGAACTCGCGGCAGCCTCAGCCACCAAAGCTTTTGAGATGAAAGACCGCGTCAGCGAACGCGAAAAGTTATTCATCTCGTGGCGCTACTATTCACTGACCACACGCGAACTGGATAAAATCATCGAAGTCCTCGAACTCTGGCGGCAGACCTATCCGCGCGCCGCCGAACCGCCCAACACTTTGGCGTTTTATTACGCGCAGATGGGACAATTCGAGCGCGCCATCGAAGAAGCGCAAGCCGCCATTCAATTGAATCCGACGCGCGCCCAACCTTATTCAAATCTCGCCATCGCCTTGATGTGCCTCAATCGTTTCGACGAAGCCAACGCGACCTATGAACAGGCGCTCGCTCAAGGCTTGGATTCCGTCGGTTATCACTGGGGGCTTTACCTGATTGGCTTTACGCACAATGATGCGCAGGCGATGCAGAAAGAGATTGATTTTTTAACCGGCAAGCCAAATGAATATGAAGCGGTCGATTGGCAGGCGAAAAGCAAAACCTTTTCCGGGCAATTGGAAAAAGCCCGCGCGTTATCGAATCACGCGATTGACCTTGCCAAACAACGCGGGCTGAATGAAGTCGCTTCGCAGTTTGCCATCAGCGCGACGTTGCGCGAAGCGGTCACCGGCAGTTGCCAGCAAACGGCTACAGGCGTGGCAAGCGCGATGGCGCTTGCCAAAACCAATGCCGCGATTATCGAAGGCGCGTTGGCGCTGGCGATGTGTGGCGAAGCGACACAATCGCTCAACTTGATCAATGAGCAGGTCAAACGCTATCCCAAAGATACCCTGTTGAATGCTGTATGGCTGCCAACGGTAAAAGCCATCGTCGAATTGCGTCGCAACAATTTCACCGGCGCGGTTGAATTACTCGAAACGGCGCGGCGTTATGAGAAAGGTTATGCGGCGGCTTACTGGCCGCTTTACGTTCGCGGCTTGGCGTATCTTGGTGCGCGTGACGGGACGCGCGCCGAAACTGAATTCAGAAAAATCCTCGACAGCCCCGGCGTCAATGTCAATTCGGGCTTGTATTCGCTGGCTTATTTGCAGGTCGCCCGCGCCATCGCGCTCAGCAATGATAAAGCGCAAAGCCGCAAAGCCTACGAAGATTTCTTTGCCATCTGGAAAGACGCAGACGCGAATCTGCCGATTCTTCAACAAGCCCGCCGTGAGTTTGAAAAATTTAAATAG
- the queG gene encoding tRNA epoxyqueuosine(34) reductase QueG gives MNHLVAQIKSAARELGFEVIAITSVAPLARDAELFREWRDAGFAAEMHYLTRRTELHTNPQTLVPQAASLVTLAVNYYVEAPAFQHQNRYGRVARYAWGLDYHDVVKARLLLLAGEIEKLAGRKIYSRCFVDAVPLLERGIAARAGLGFFGKNTNILQPQAGSWFFLAEIFLDLELPVEDRDIKVSCGTCHRCLNACPTDAFDGAYKLDARRCISYLTIEHKGAIPVELRQGLGEWLFGCDVCQTVCPFNRFSTDTKWLEFKPERGAGERLDLVGLLSIASDAEFRERFKGTPLTRPKRRGLLRNATIVAANIECTAAIPNLIERIDHDPEPLIRSHALWALAQLDSTQAKPIVERLLRDPEPSVNAEAAKLKLSENVIPSPTKAI, from the coding sequence GTGAACCATCTGGTCGCACAAATAAAAAGCGCCGCGCGCGAACTTGGCTTTGAAGTTATCGCCATCACTTCAGTTGCCCCGCTTGCGCGTGACGCGGAACTTTTTCGCGAGTGGCGCGACGCCGGTTTTGCCGCTGAGATGCATTACCTGACGCGGCGCACAGAGCTTCACACAAATCCGCAAACTCTTGTGCCGCAAGCCGCATCGCTTGTCACCCTCGCAGTGAATTACTATGTCGAAGCGCCCGCTTTTCAACACCAAAATCGTTATGGTCGGGTGGCGCGTTATGCCTGGGGGTTGGATTATCACGATGTGGTGAAGGCGCGATTATTGTTACTTGCCGGTGAAATTGAAAAACTTGCGGGGCGCAAAATCTATTCGCGGTGTTTTGTCGATGCCGTGCCGCTACTGGAACGCGGCATTGCGGCACGCGCCGGACTCGGATTTTTCGGCAAGAATACCAATATTTTACAACCGCAAGCGGGTTCATGGTTTTTTCTGGCAGAGATTTTTCTTGACCTTGAACTACCTGTCGAAGACCGCGACATCAAGGTGAGTTGCGGCACCTGTCATCGTTGTCTGAATGCCTGTCCGACCGATGCTTTCGATGGCGCGTATAAACTGGATGCGCGGCGTTGTATTTCATATCTGACGATTGAACACAAAGGCGCGATTCCGGTTGAATTGCGCCAAGGATTAGGCGAATGGCTTTTCGGTTGCGATGTCTGCCAGACGGTTTGTCCTTTCAATCGGTTTTCAACCGATACGAAATGGCTGGAGTTCAAACCTGAACGCGGCGCGGGTGAGCGGCTTGATTTAGTTGGATTGCTTTCGATTGCCAGTGATGCGGAGTTTCGCGAGCGGTTCAAAGGCACACCGCTCACCAGACCCAAGCGCCGAGGGTTATTGAGAAATGCTACGATTGTTGCCGCTAATATCGAATGCACCGCAGCAATTCCAAACCTAATAGAACGGATTGACCATGACCCTGAACCGTTAATTCGTTCGCACGCCCTCTGGGCGCTTGCGCAACTTGATTCAACCCAAGCGAAGCCAATAGTCGAACGATTGCTGCGCGACCCTGAGCCGTCGGTAAATGCAGAAGCGGCGAAACTCAAACTTTCGGAAAACGTAATTCCATCGCCGACGAAAGCTATTTAA
- a CDS encoding protein phosphatase 2C domain-containing protein, which translates to MDIKVGIICDRGLNPKRPVNQDNFLSVPEHGLFAVFDGVGGQKAGEVASHMAAETIEESLANINAGSSRELISRAIQFANRDIHELAEGNPDYRTMATTVALIHLSDNQATIAHVGDSRVYRLEDGYFYRETIDHTDINDDIRAGVTPERHPKGNVINRALGAEADVEVEIKSILLKEGARLLLCSDGIYRHLADEEIARVLSQNKDPQEAADELKRIVHARGADDNLTAIVVQLGRARISPVKGTDDGISRFLKKHTPATMPTRIKKSGKLAAREASAHSISAAAPRSRIEVDFGETKEESVWGTPSSSQFDEADTPNKSRMLIWVVVFIIGISGAFYAGYKLSEWQKGSTSKPPANDTASQIKAAREDFEKGSAAAAANILAGIVTREPQNAEARYWLGRVQFEQGEYVKARENFDEAIKVENKRAEFYLHASMAQRALGEKNKADALFERYVELKKSAAQPATIQAPNR; encoded by the coding sequence ATGGACATCAAAGTTGGGATTATTTGCGACAGAGGGTTGAATCCGAAACGCCCGGTGAATCAGGACAACTTTCTTTCGGTTCCCGAACACGGATTGTTCGCGGTTTTTGATGGCGTCGGCGGGCAAAAAGCCGGTGAGGTCGCAAGCCACATGGCTGCCGAAACCATTGAAGAATCGCTTGCCAACATTAATGCCGGGTCTTCCAGAGAATTAATCAGCCGCGCCATTCAATTCGCCAATCGCGATATCCATGAACTTGCCGAAGGCAATCCCGATTACCGAACGATGGCAACCACCGTTGCGCTCATTCACCTGAGCGATAATCAAGCGACCATCGCACACGTCGGCGATAGTCGCGTCTATCGGCTCGAAGACGGCTATTTTTACCGCGAAACCATAGACCACACCGACATCAATGATGACATTCGCGCAGGGGTTACGCCTGAACGCCACCCGAAAGGCAATGTCATCAATCGCGCGCTTGGCGCGGAAGCGGATGTCGAGGTTGAAATCAAATCCATCCTTCTTAAAGAAGGTGCGCGCCTGTTACTGTGCAGCGACGGCATCTATCGCCATCTTGCCGACGAAGAGATTGCCCGTGTGCTTTCGCAAAACAAAGACCCGCAGGAAGCCGCCGACGAATTGAAACGCATCGTCCATGCGCGCGGCGCGGATGACAATTTAACCGCTATTGTTGTACAACTCGGACGCGCGCGGATCTCGCCCGTCAAAGGCACTGATGATGGCATCTCACGTTTCTTGAAAAAACATACACCCGCAACCATGCCTACGCGGATTAAAAAATCGGGCAAACTCGCGGCGCGTGAAGCCAGTGCTCATTCAATAAGCGCCGCCGCGCCCCGCAGTCGCATTGAAGTCGATTTCGGCGAAACCAAAGAAGAGAGCGTTTGGGGCACGCCTTCCAGTTCGCAATTCGATGAGGCGGATACCCCGAATAAATCGCGGATGCTGATTTGGGTTGTGGTTTTCATCATTGGCATCAGCGGCGCTTTTTATGCGGGATATAAATTGTCAGAATGGCAAAAAGGTTCTACGTCCAAGCCGCCCGCAAATGACACGGCAAGTCAAATCAAAGCCGCGCGTGAAGATTTTGAAAAAGGCAGTGCGGCAGCCGCTGCCAATATCCTTGCGGGTATCGTGACCCGCGAACCGCAAAACGCCGAAGCCAGGTACTGGCTGGGGCGGGTACAGTTTGAACAAGGCGAGTACGTCAAGGCGCGGGAAAATTTTGATGAAGCAATTAAAGTCGAAAACAAACGCGCCGAATTTTATTTACACGCATCAATGGCGCAACGCGCGCTCGGCGAAAAAAATAAAGCCGATGCCCTGTTTGAACGTTATGTTGAACTAAAGAAATCGGCGGCGCAACCGGCAACCATACAAGCGCCGAACAGATAG
- a CDS encoding serine/threonine protein kinase, with translation MAELKLANSIVDERYAVDRCLGRGSYAEIFLAYDKQFDDAPVIIKALNSSLQGTPDTDLERTLVENFQNEANALDKVRHPHIIRRLGHGTAIDLGGKLFHYLVLEYMPGGDLMSLCKKRPLSLNEVMLYFEQVAEALAYAHSQQVIHRDIKPKNLLLSTDHQTLKICDFGVAKMTGQNVDDEITRVGTDVYAPPEHHPEDDGEACDEKLTPSADVYSLAKTIYTAMCGRAPRGFSRRPISSLPTELVMQRWGGALLRVLNKATATRVADRYATVNEFWEDFAAINNLLPEEDEEKTHVSSRLQGTSDVERPSTVPNFQNPATASKRLPKQARIVVDLPTRKQDSGFRIQDSGNQTSQNVTVSQIATEQAATVTATPANNAMQNHFVQQGAVAQRNVDAVRTRKLQTDTKLERNVFDKMRSKVKPNYLRWAFIVFLLLAVGGFVSSVYLYFSNQPSLISWIDKDGEILGAEFVKLRADATTKGKTLRWLPRGTRIRKMGEERDGWVRVKVTYVPPTPLPVDAPTDNLSVDTGWINSRLIDF, from the coding sequence GTGGCAGAACTGAAATTAGCAAACAGCATAGTTGATGAACGCTACGCGGTTGACCGCTGTCTGGGGCGCGGCAGTTATGCCGAAATTTTTCTCGCCTATGACAAACAGTTCGATGATGCGCCGGTGATTATCAAAGCCTTGAATTCATCCTTGCAGGGCACGCCCGATACCGACCTCGAACGCACACTGGTTGAGAATTTTCAAAACGAAGCGAACGCCCTGGATAAAGTTCGCCACCCGCATATCATTCGTCGTCTCGGTCATGGAACGGCAATCGATTTAGGCGGAAAACTCTTTCATTACCTGGTGCTCGAATATATGCCGGGCGGCGATTTGATGTCGCTATGCAAAAAACGTCCGCTCAGTCTCAATGAAGTGATGCTCTATTTTGAGCAGGTCGCCGAAGCCCTCGCTTACGCACATTCGCAACAAGTGATTCACCGCGACATCAAACCGAAAAATTTATTGCTGTCGACTGACCATCAAACCTTAAAGATTTGCGATTTCGGGGTTGCCAAAATGACCGGGCAAAATGTCGATGATGAAATCACCCGTGTTGGCACTGACGTTTACGCGCCACCCGAACATCACCCGGAAGACGATGGCGAAGCCTGTGATGAAAAACTTACGCCTTCGGCTGATGTCTATTCACTGGCAAAAACTATTTACACAGCGATGTGTGGACGCGCGCCGCGCGGCTTTTCGCGCCGTCCGATTTCGAGTTTACCAACCGAACTCGTGATGCAACGGTGGGGCGGCGCATTGCTTAGAGTTTTAAACAAAGCAACGGCAACGCGGGTGGCTGACCGTTATGCGACGGTCAATGAATTCTGGGAAGATTTTGCCGCCATCAATAACCTGCTTCCCGAAGAGGATGAAGAAAAAACTCATGTGAGTTCGCGTTTGCAAGGCACCAGCGATGTCGAACGCCCGTCAACCGTTCCCAACTTTCAAAACCCGGCAACCGCGAGCAAACGCCTGCCGAAGCAGGCGCGCATCGTGGTGGATTTGCCGACGCGAAAACAGGATTCAGGATTCAGGATTCAGGATTCAGGGAATCAGACTTCGCAAAATGTCACGGTTTCGCAAATCGCCACCGAACAAGCGGCTACGGTGACGGCAACGCCAGCAAACAACGCAATGCAAAACCACTTCGTTCAACAAGGCGCGGTTGCGCAAAGAAACGTTGATGCTGTGCGAACGCGAAAATTGCAAACCGACACGAAACTTGAGCGCAATGTCTTCGACAAGATGCGCTCGAAAGTGAAACCCAATTATTTGCGTTGGGCGTTTATTGTCTTTCTACTGCTTGCGGTTGGCGGATTCGTGTCATCAGTTTATCTCTATTTTTCAAACCAACCTTCCTTAATCAGTTGGATTGATAAGGATGGAGAAATTTTAGGCGCAGAATTCGTCAAATTACGTGCCGACGCCACCACCAAAGGTAAAACTTTACGTTGGCTGCCGCGTGGCACGAGAATTCGCAAAATGGGAGAAGAACGTGATGGCTGGGTGCGCGTGAAAGTTACGTATGTTCCGCCGACCCCCTTGCCGGTTGACGCCCCGACAGACAACCTCAGCGTGGATACCGGTTGGATTAACAGCAGGCTGATTGATTTTTGA
- a CDS encoding FHA domain-containing protein, with protein sequence MSAKNFFEKLRKWIDGEEDLDEQGEAKPRSKWDDFLVAIAREVEAVMQREMFTPPGGPTYIPREYLVFLNPEDDDEWQGDKREGLQRGLHYVLSERAKALAGDNEFQTKSFAIELKTDASLERTRFRVQPVWDTETEKTMVQPRKKREAQGKVTTQETTAPSTLPAEEENKTAPFVFDTHTEDDEKTIVRPRKVEDDEATIVRPRKPTAPVFSLSVKRNAEGAENSASVEQAFYKDEITIGRGSAKSHIEVDLKLAEDMEVSRVHAKLKKTGDEFALTCTGANPIVLDGGRELAKDETAQLKTGDKFSLCSYEIVIQ encoded by the coding sequence ATGAGCGCGAAAAATTTCTTTGAAAAATTGAGAAAATGGATTGATGGCGAAGAGGATTTGGACGAGCAGGGGGAAGCGAAACCGCGCTCGAAGTGGGACGATTTTCTGGTCGCGATTGCCCGCGAAGTCGAAGCCGTAATGCAACGCGAAATGTTTACCCCGCCCGGCGGTCCCACCTACATTCCGCGTGAATATCTGGTCTTCTTAAATCCCGAAGACGATGATGAGTGGCAAGGCGATAAACGCGAAGGCTTGCAACGAGGGCTTCATTATGTGCTTTCGGAACGCGCCAAGGCACTTGCCGGCGACAACGAATTTCAAACCAAAAGTTTTGCTATTGAACTGAAAACCGATGCTTCACTTGAACGCACACGTTTTCGCGTGCAGCCGGTCTGGGATACCGAAACCGAAAAGACTATGGTGCAACCGCGCAAAAAACGCGAAGCTCAGGGAAAAGTTACCACTCAGGAAACTACTGCGCCTTCAACTTTGCCTGCTGAAGAAGAAAATAAAACTGCGCCTTTCGTTTTCGATACCCATACCGAAGACGATGAAAAAACCATCGTTCGTCCGCGCAAAGTCGAAGACGACGAAGCCACCATTGTTCGCCCGCGCAAACCTACCGCCCCGGTCTTTTCACTCTCAGTTAAACGCAACGCCGAAGGCGCAGAAAATTCTGCGTCCGTTGAGCAAGCGTTTTACAAGGACGAAATCACCATCGGGCGCGGTTCTGCCAAATCACATATCGAAGTCGATTTGAAACTCGCGGAAGATATGGAAGTGAGTCGCGTTCACGCGAAATTGAAAAAGACCGGCGACGAGTTTGCTTTGACCTGTACGGGCGCCAATCCGATTGTGCTGGATGGCGGGCGCGAACTTGCCAAAGATGAAACGGCGCAGTTAAAGACGGGCGATAAATTTTCGCTTTGCAGTTACGAGATTGTGATTCAGTAA
- a CDS encoding DUF4404 family protein → MDRQELHNHLQQLHNELQNVANLSDEDKELLQKIEDDIQTLLNAKEVDLSSRYTGFNEGLREGIERFEANHPDLTMTMGQIAEILAKMGI, encoded by the coding sequence ATGGACAGACAAGAACTTCATAATCACTTGCAACAACTTCATAACGAATTGCAAAACGTCGCCAATTTGAGCGATGAAGACAAAGAATTGCTTCAAAAAATTGAAGACGATATTCAGACTTTGCTCAATGCAAAAGAAGTTGACCTGTCGTCGCGCTACACAGGTTTCAATGAAGGTTTGCGCGAAGGTATCGAACGCTTTGAAGCCAACCATCCAGACCTGACGATGACTATGGGACAAATCGCTGAAATCCTCGCGAAAATGGGCATCTGA
- a CDS encoding CocE/NonD family hydrolase: protein MKRRFFLSFMLIAFIALFSRAQQNRPPAAPNPNVAVQKNVMMVMRDGVKLACDVYLPAKDGAALPGKYPTILSRTPYNKDAAWREAEWFASRGYAVVMNDVRGRFHSQGKWRMMIDDGRDGFDTVEWIARQEWSNGKVGTVGTSYPGGTQHALAEMNPPHLTAMIPVDALSNVGIAGFRHGGAFELRFVNWIFTIGGPTAKSALEDANLKAALDAQAKQMREHIWHLPIKRGTTALKYIPEYEDWLMEAMQHGDLDDYWKQVGLSVIDNVKNYADVPVYHVTGWYDSWTRQVAMNWQALSKSKRQQKLIIGPWTHGGQNRNFAGDVEFSKDAAINFNEWRLSWFEHWLKGVANNVEKAAPVRLYIMGGGDGRKSPQGKMQHGGYWRDEQEFPLARTEYTPYYFHQGGAISKEKPNVTAASMTYRFDPTNPVPTLGGNISSNAGLMDNGAYDQRCRDGVVGCRDKLPLAVRNDVLVFQTEPLVEDMEVTGTVAVKLWISSTALDTDFTAKLIDVYPPNEDYPAGFEMNIGDSIIRARYRNSLEKATLMKPGSVYEVTINLYPTANLFKKGHRLRIDISSSNFPRFDVNPNTGEPLQQHRRMIPADNTMYLDASHPSHILLPVIPIERR from the coding sequence ATGAAACGCCGATTTTTTCTTTCGTTCATGCTCATCGCCTTTATTGCGCTCTTTTCCCGCGCGCAGCAAAATCGCCCGCCTGCCGCGCCCAATCCCAATGTCGCTGTACAGAAAAACGTGATGATGGTGATGCGTGACGGCGTTAAACTTGCCTGCGATGTTTACCTCCCTGCAAAAGATGGTGCAGCCCTTCCGGGCAAATATCCAACGATTTTAAGCCGCACGCCTTACAATAAAGATGCCGCCTGGCGTGAAGCTGAATGGTTCGCTTCGCGCGGTTACGCCGTCGTAATGAACGATGTGCGCGGGCGTTTTCACTCCCAAGGCAAATGGCGAATGATGATTGATGACGGGCGCGATGGCTTCGATACGGTCGAATGGATTGCCAGACAGGAGTGGTCAAACGGCAAAGTGGGAACCGTTGGCACAAGCTATCCCGGCGGCACCCAACACGCGCTCGCAGAGATGAACCCGCCGCACCTCACCGCGATGATTCCGGTTGATGCTTTATCGAATGTCGGCATTGCCGGGTTTAGACACGGCGGCGCATTTGAACTGCGATTCGTGAACTGGATTTTTACCATCGGCGGACCGACCGCAAAATCAGCACTTGAAGATGCCAACCTCAAAGCGGCGCTCGATGCGCAAGCCAAACAGATGCGCGAACACATCTGGCATTTGCCGATAAAGCGCGGCACCACGGCTTTGAAATATATCCCTGAATACGAAGACTGGTTGATGGAAGCCATGCAACATGGCGACTTGGACGATTACTGGAAACAGGTGGGACTTTCGGTCATTGATAATGTCAAAAATTATGCCGACGTGCCGGTTTATCACGTCACCGGCTGGTACGATTCGTGGACCAGGCAAGTGGCGATGAACTGGCAGGCATTGTCGAAAAGCAAACGCCAGCAAAAACTCATCATTGGTCCGTGGACGCATGGCGGGCAAAATCGCAACTTCGCGGGCGATGTCGAATTTTCAAAAGATGCTGCCATCAATTTCAATGAATGGCGACTCAGTTGGTTCGAGCATTGGTTAAAAGGCGTCGCTAACAATGTTGAAAAAGCTGCGCCGGTGCGCCTCTATATTATGGGCGGTGGCGACGGGCGCAAATCGCCGCAGGGTAAAATGCAGCACGGCGGCTACTGGCGCGATGAACAGGAATTCCCGCTGGCGCGCACCGAGTATACGCCTTATTACTTTCACCAAGGCGGCGCGATAAGCAAAGAAAAACCCAACGTAACAGCGGCTTCGATGACCTATCGCTTTGACCCGACCAATCCTGTGCCGACGCTTGGCGGTAACATTTCATCGAACGCGGGGTTGATGGACAATGGCGCGTATGACCAGCGTTGTCGCGATGGGGTTGTCGGTTGCCGGGATAAATTGCCGCTTGCGGTGCGCAATGATGTGCTGGTTTTTCAGACCGAACCGCTCGTTGAAGACATGGAGGTGACCGGCACGGTCGCGGTGAAATTGTGGATTAGTTCAACGGCGCTCGATACCGATTTTACGGCAAAGTTGATTGATGTCTATCCGCCGAACGAAGATTACCCTGCGGGCTTTGAAATGAACATCGGCGATTCGATTATTCGCGCGCGTTATCGCAATTCGCTCGAAAAAGCGACCTTGATGAAACCGGGAAGCGTGTACGAAGTGACCATCAATTTGTATCCGACAGCCAATCTGTTTAAGAAAGGTCATCGCCTTCGGATCGATATTTCAAGCAGCAATTTTCCGCGTTTTGATGTGAATCCCAATACCGGTGAACCCCTGCAACAACATCGGCGAATGATTCCCGCGGATAACACGATGTATCTGGATGCGTCGCATCCATCGCATATTCTGTTGCCGGTGATACCGATTGAAAGGCGGTGA
- a CDS encoding alkyl hydroperoxide reductase has product MSELSEQPERWMKPALVAAGVYNLIWGALIMVFPLAPFRWFGMQEPNYPEIWQCVGMIVGVYGIGYAIAAFDPMKHYPVVLVGFLGKVLGPIGFLNAALRGRLPWAFGWINITNDLIWWMPFALILFRAYQFHRRKN; this is encoded by the coding sequence ATGTCTGAATTATCCGAACAACCTGAGCGCTGGATGAAACCGGCGCTCGTAGCCGCAGGGGTTTACAATCTCATCTGGGGCGCGTTGATTATGGTCTTTCCGCTCGCGCCGTTTCGCTGGTTTGGCATGCAGGAGCCGAATTATCCCGAAATCTGGCAATGTGTCGGGATGATCGTTGGCGTTTACGGCATCGGTTATGCGATTGCCGCGTTTGACCCGATGAAACATTACCCGGTTGTGCTGGTCGGATTTTTGGGCAAAGTTTTAGGTCCCATCGGGTTTCTCAATGCCGCCTTGCGAGGGCGTTTGCCGTGGGCGTTCGGCTGGATAAATATCACCAATGATTTAATCTGGTGGATGCCTTTTGCATTGATTCTCTTTCGCGCTTATCAATTTCACCGGCGAAAAAATTGA